In Trachemys scripta elegans isolate TJP31775 chromosome 13, CAS_Tse_1.0, whole genome shotgun sequence, the sequence ACTTCGCACCTGGAACTCAGTCAGTCCTGGTACATACAGCTGCCCACTGCCATCCGGGCACAGTTTGATGTCCAGCTTCTCCTGAGGCTCCTTCCCAAGCAAGTCCCTGTAAAGACAGGCAAGGTGACCCTCCCCTCAGACTCGTGTGTCATGTTCTATTCCCTACACTAGCCACTTACAAAGGTGAAAGGTCTGAGGCCTTTCAGCCGGACCACCCCTGAACTAATCTCCCCAGCTAGAAAACTACAGACTGTGTCAGACCAGACCCCcttgctttgctctgctctgccagtggTCAGGTTTATGACCAAGAGAGGACAAGCTTTTTCCAGCCGTTGGAAGCCAGGGTCTCTCCTCAAGCATGTTTACCCCAACTATTGTCCACTAAAAACTCTTAATTGGCTTTGGGTGAACAAGCACAGACTAAATACTAGCTACACTAGCTATACGATTTTCAGAGGAATCATTGTCCACTGGATGCTTCCTCATCTATTTATAATCTCAGCTCTTCCTATTTTCTGCGTGTGTGTTATTTGTCTGTCAGGCATGTAACACAACCCATCCGTAGAGCACCCCAAACAGATCCACATTCAGAAGTTCCACTCCCCTGTTTCCACCTGATCCGACTCATGCCTGGTTTGCAGCTTTTATTATCTCAACAACTGACCGTCTCCTTCTCAGGTTCAGCCTACCCAGTTGTTGTATAATTAAGTCATTCTTGCAATGTCTTTGCTGCCACCCTTCTGTGCTCCATTCCACCCCCCACCTCTACTCCTGAAGGAGACAAGAAGAATTCACTGGAGGAAAATGCTTCTCATTCTCCGAGACCGTAGCTCACAATTTCCAAACGTAACAACCAAAGTACCAAAGGCACAAAACACAGGCAGAGAATGTTAATGTAAAAAAGCTTCCAATTAATGCTTGTTTGGGGTTCCACATCTATTAGCAGAAAACGGGGAGGCAGAGAGCACAAGCACGAAGGGGGAAAATACAAGCTGATTGCTGGCTGATGTTTTAACAGGTGCTGGCGTGAGCGAGAGCCCATAGAAACAGAAGGCATTCTAGGAACGCAAGGCTTGGGAAGAATTCCAGGCAGGAGTTCTGAAAGCCCTGTGTGCTAAGAAAAATCCCTGAGTCGGCTAAAgctaggggactggagcacacaTCAAAAACAGAATGTACAGCCCAGAACCAGTTTGGTAGTTTAAGATTTTGGAGACACCATATGCTTCTCAATTACCTGTACATGGGAGAGAAGAGACTGGACACTagttggaggaggagagagatatGAAGCCAACCTGCTTTTTCAGCCATTTCCCAGCCTAAGCACTACAAGTAAATTCCCTGGTAAACACAACGAAAACAGCCAGCCTGGTTCAGAGTTCGGGTGTGTCATTTAcgcacagccctgcccaggcgCAGTGCGGAGCCGCCTTGCCCTGGAGGAGCACCAGGAGAGATTGCCCTTGTCTTTGCAGGGCTACTCAGTGCACACACTCCATGTCACCCATTAAGGGACACAGACATCCCACAGTCAAGCCTCTCTACAGACTCCTACCCCTCCCAGGCTTCCTTCCTGTTACCTGAGCGCCTCGTTGTAAATCTCTGCCACACTGACAGTGATCGTGTAGCCCCAGTCAGACGCTTTCCTCTGCACCTCGGAGAAGAGCAGCTGGAGAGCTCGCTGGTTGATTCCTGGGTTTTCAGGAGTTCCCTGATGATCAAGGAAAAAATCTCACATGTGACATCAATGGAGAGAAAGGTGTGACAAAGTGACTGACACAAGACTCACCACTGAGCCCATAAGGTGTGCAGTTGTGAAGACACCGGTAGGATATTACACCATGACAAAGCTTGGAATAGGTGTCCATGATTCACTGTGGAATCACCAACATCCACCTCCCACGCTCATGATAGAGAAGGGGAACAGCCAGAAGGTTGCAAAACAACCAGGTTCCAACCTTCTTCTTCAGAATGTTCTGCTGTCGGCATTGTGCGGTTTGTTACAAACTTGGGAGTTGCATAGTCAGGGCTGCTGTGCATGTTTACCTGGGAACAACAGCATTCTTGGTCACCGTGACAAAGGGGGAATTTACACACATTTACCCATGAGCGTATCCATTATATACAGTCATCTAGGGGCTAATCTACCCTCACCCTTCCTCGAGAAATGATGACCCTGAGCCGTAGAATACAGGAAGCAAAGCAAGAAGACACACTGAAAGGGAAgatggagggagacagagagaaaaggcGAGAAGGGGAAATTTACCTCCATAGTATATGTCTTGCCTGCACCTGTCTGTCCATAGGCAAATATACAGACATTGTAGCCATCAATACAGGATGTGATCAGGGCCTGAACTTCCTGGAACACCTGCCAatgggaaagaaataaaaatgagcaATATCTGACACTCCCCCGCTGCGCCTCTCACACAGATTCCACTTGGGATTAACTGGCTGTGCTGGAATCTCGTTTCtacattaatttttttgcatCGCATCGGGGGATAGAAGAGTAATTACATTTAcaccagcaggagcagagataCAGCTCTCCAGTCTACTCGAGCTCTACTCTGCCTGCTTACTGCTCCCTTGGAGGAAAGAGTTGCTTtatcttctcttctccatcctTCCCCTACAAAATCAGGGACCAGGGAGTGATCTGCGACCTTATGAAATAATTATGTCCCTACTCGTGTTGACACACACCTTTCTCTTGTGGTGGAAGTCCATGCTAATGTACCAGTACAGAAACATGTGGATGTACTTACATCTTGCTGTGTTGCCTGTGGGGAGAAAACCTTGTCCAATTCAAACGACACCTGCTTCCCTTTGTGCATCAGGTGCAGGAGAGCATCATCGTCAGGGTCAAAGGTCACGGAGTTGGCTGCTTCAGGcccttccccatcctctttatttATTGGCCGGACTCGGCCAAACACACGGATATTTCCTTTACAAAGACAAAAATACAGAGACAAGCTCTCGATCAGCCTTCCCACCAATTATCTCTTATCAAAGGGATCAGACAGCGAAGATGCTTAACACAAACCACTTCACCTCTCTCATTCTCTTCTCCAACTCCAGATCCCAAAGGTGGCGACTTAGAGTAACACACTCCAAGACCACAAGCTAGATTGTGCAGACTTCCCATAAGACAGATGTGTTGCTAGTGCCCTGCACAGACTACGTGGAGCGTGTATGGGTGGTGGAGTCACAAGACATTGTTGTCTGCAGCAGGCCACGAATCATGTCCCTAGTAGAGCACAGTGAAACCACGGTGATCTGGAGACAGACCACAATAGGTTACTGTGCGAAAGAAATGCTTCAGCTCCTATGCTGAAGCTTTTGTTATTGCCCTTCTGGGTAGGTCCCCCAGAACCAACGATCCCAGTCCCACGCCTGAACGAATGTCTAACTTCAGTCCAATCACAAAGCTTGAAGTGGGAAGTCTCTGTACTCCTGCTGCATTAATGTCACCCACCAAAAAGATCAGCCCTCCATTGCTGTCTAAATAATCTCTCACGCACACACCTTTCAGCCGCACCAGTTCGTTGTGACATTTTTTGCGGAGTTGCAGCTCCCTGCGGTATTTCCTGAGTAGCTCCCGATTTGTGCTGTTCACCTCCTCAATGGCTTGTCCAATCTGAAGAGGAGGAGACACCAAttatgaaaggggaaaaaaatcaaagaagtATGGAgaaccccccaccacacacacacccctctttcaCAGTGCAGGAACTAAAAAAGAATCTAAGAAGGGAAACATGGGGGATGTTCCCATGGCAGAGAATCAAAGAGCATCTGTCTCCTCATGCTCATGGTGCAAATCTAATTGTGGCAGAATCAAAGCCATCGTGTTAGGTCCTGCTCTACCACAGAGCAAGGAATCTCCTGCCATGCTCACCTCTGCCCTGGCATTCTGCAGAGCTTCCTGGAGTAGCAGGGGGAAGTCTCGGACCTGCCGTTTCAGGCTGTTGTAATCATTGgtgagggtccggagtgctggcTGGAGTGTGAGGAGGTTTGTCCGGACCCCTGCAAACAAACATAAGACCATTGATAATCCTCACATTAAGATCCCACCTGGAAGGTGATAAAGCCCTTCCTTCTCCTATTTGGATGCCTTCACTTGGAAGTGTAGGTCTGAACTCAAACTACCAACAGAGCGGATGGCAGGGATGTGGGGAGGATTCGCGAATGCTGCTGGGCATTTCTAAATCCAAGTGTGGCTTTCCTCTAGTAACTCCCAAGGAAGTCCTGCTGCATATGAGAACGTGTAGCATCACCTGGAAAGCTACATTCCCCAATACCTGTACCACTCACCCTCCCACCCGTGTGAGGTTGTCGTGGGACTTGCTTCCCCTATTCCTCACCTGCCAGGTTCTCGTGCACAGCTTTCATTTCTACTTGGGCACGTGCAAATGCCTCCTCAATGGCCCGGTTCTTGTCATCTTCCATGTTCTGCATCTCCTCCAGCATCTGTCCATGCGTCTGCTCCAGTTCAGACTCATACAGCATAATCTAGGAAGAGACCCAAACTGGAGTTATGACTCTGTGACAAAAAACAGCATCACAGAGGCCAAGCCCAGCAGGACTGAatcactcacccacccacccaacatTTCATGCAAACTCTTTCACTTGCACCAGGGGGCTCGGTGAGTAAGTCAGAAACAGTCAATCAAAAAAGGCCATTGAATAGGGAGTAATGTGACCAATGGAGCTTCTTCAAGTTGTTCCCATATACGTTCCCGGTGCGACCCAGAGACCTGAGCTCTGAGGTTGGATGCAGTTTGCTAAGTTCCTCTGTAGATGTTCTTCTCTCCTTTTCCACTCACACGTTATATATTTTCCCCATTCTCTATGCAGTACTGAATacctgggctctgagctgggCTGCAGTCTTCTGAgacttctgcagctgctgttCCATCTCCTTTAGCACCTGTCTCTGCATCCCCACTTGCTCCTGCAAGTGCTGATTCCGTGACTGGGTCTCACACAGAGCCTGCTTGGTCTTGGATGACTCCACTTCCACCGTTTTGATGATATACTACAAAAAAATTCCCAACACAAGCACGTGAGAAACTCCCCACCATCAGGCCTGGGACAGACACGGCACTGGCTGAATCCAAGGCATTCCCCACTGAATTTTCAAGGAAGTTAATCCACAAGGACCAGATGAAACTGGCAAGTTCCTTGGAGCTCAATGCCGATCTGcacaaccaccattccagatCTACCGTAACTTTAAACAGGTAGCGGCATCTTTAGCGCATAAAACTGGGACTCTTATTTCTATGACCGATTTCACCTACCCTAAGCACCTTGTGCACTGCCAGAATTCTGTTAAGCTACAGACAAACAACAAACAGTATTCAAACCGCCTGCAAGCGCCTAGATTCTCAGAGTCAATTGCTAGCCCATTTTATACCCCGTTTGATATCAAGGGTTGATACGGGAGATAGCCTGGCAGAGTCTGGCCCTCTCGCTCTAGCTGGAATTTAAAGACACGCATTCGGCATGGACGTTGAACAGGAAATGGGCAGAATGATCGATAGGAGTCGCCCTGCATAAATGATTTGTCCCATCTCACCTTTATCTGCTGGGGTTGGGCTTTCAGGCTAGCTATAGTCTCCTGACTGTCCCGCAGCCGCCTGCTGAGtcgctcctcctcctcagccttctCGGCAAGGGAGTCCTTTAAGCGCAGCTCCACCTCTGCCAGGCGATTGGTCTTCTGCTGCACTTCCAGGTCCAGCTCCGACAGCCTCCCCTTAGCCTCCTCCAcctccagctgcagctgggccaacCTTTCCTGCAGCCTGGCATTCTCCTGCAAACCAAGTTGGGACGGGGGTGAGAGGAAGCCAATTTCCATGTGATCAGCAGGCAGAGGCGCACGACCAGACCTGTGTGCGTACGCCCCACCCTCGTAACCTCTTTACCTGGACGTGTTCGCAGTCAATGCATTTcacatgctgctgcttcagctTCTGCAGCTCTGCCTCACATGACTTCATGTCTTGCTTTAGGTGCTCGTTCTCTGCAACGAGCAGATTCCGATGCTTTTCCAAGTCAGGGCCACCCTGGAAAGGGCAGAAAAGGGGACCAAGTGTTTGTTAACCCAACATTTTACTTTTAGTCAGTGGGTCGAATTCTGCTCTCTCCCTACACCCAGGCAATGCATTTGACTTGAGAGGAGCTGCACCAGTAAAAGAAAGAACAGGATTTGGCACAGTATCGTTAATAATTAAGGATTCTACCTTTTTCACAAACTATACACATATGgtactactgaaatgcagccagctctggggtgaagGGCAGAATGCAGCCAGTGAATACCACAATAATAGTGGCATGGGAAATGTTGTCAAGGCCACCAGCAGTAAACTCCTGCTACGGAGAAGAGTGCCAGGGCCTCTGTTTTAAGGCTGCATTGGACAAACTCCCATTTAACTTAATGGACTTCAATTTATTTACCTCGGGTTGGTCAAAATCCATCCAGATCAAACCTATGGTTCTGGGAGCATTTCATTCATCATCTTTAGGCCTCTAAACAATCCCCATTTGCACTAAgatttccttcttttctctccctgttTTACTGTCTCATATGTAAAATACTAAGGAACCAACAACTTCAACCACGAATGTAACAATCTCCTTGGGGAAAAAAGACATGCAATGCAGATATAAAAAACATATTAATTTCCAAGGGCTCACCAACTCAGAACGGAGTCTGTTCACTTCTTGAGCTTGATCCAGAAGTTTCCCTTTCAGATTTTCAACCTGTCAACACAGGCACAAGTTGACTAGGCTGGTCCGTTTTGTATTTTGACCACAAACACCTCCTCCCAACACACACCAGCTCAAATTACACATAGCTTCACTTGAAGCTGCGATGTTCCGGCAAAAACGGAAAGTGCTTCAAGTCATGAATTTCCtacaagccacacagagccagaCTGATAGACCGGGTAGTTATGAGTTGTGGACCCCCCACCCCGGAGAAAGCAGTGCTCAAGACTACATTGGAAGGACGCTGGCCCTGAGAAGACAACTTACCATACCAGCAATCCCCAAATTACATGGGGTGCTATTCATCATCAAACAAGCAACACACTCTCTTTATTTCTGCTAATATGACTGTAGAATACCATAGAGGCAGCTTTCTTGGAGAGAACTGTAGACATAACAGCCCTGGCTAACTGTGAGCTCCCACTGAAAAGATTAACAGAAAGTGGGAACATTAAAGATTCAAGCTGGAAAGGGAATAGACTTATTTGGTCCCTTACTCCACCACCTGCTATCAGCGCAGATACCTGGCAGTATCTTCTCCAATCCAGTTTTAGTTCCAAGTAGTGGGACCCCTACCACCTCCTAGGACCAGATTACTCCTCAGAGTGGGACCACACTGTTACGACTATTTTCTGATATTCAGCCAAAGTTTTCTTTgctcaatttcatcccatttcctcTGATAATTGCTTGCACATTTGAGTGCTACCCACACCAAATACTCATTTTCTGCCTCAGTGCACGTTTGAggactaaaaagaaaaaagattttttttcaggtaACCTTCTCTACCACATGAGCATTTTGACAGCTTGTCCTCCATTCTTTCACCAAATCTTGGGAGAAACTTTAATGGataaaaaatgctgtttcttaTTGGAGAAATCTTCCACCCCAACTGTGCTCAGAGGTCAAATCGTCCCCTCCTCAGCAGGGGTCTTTGCTTTCCTGTATCATAaaaatgaccatactgggtcagaccaaaggtccatctaccccagcatccggtcttccaacagtggccagtgccaggtgccccagagggaatgagcagaacgggtaatcatcaagtgatccattccctgttgcccattcccagcctctgggactttttgctttttcttctagGAAGAtgtctattaatttattttctagcAGTGGCTTTTAAATTCCTTTTATATGGTGAGGTTCTTGAAGGAGAATCTTCTTAAACAGACATCaaagtatatttttttctgtgtacaGCACACCATTCTCATTCCATGTGTATAAGGGATATTTACTCCAGGGATAAAGAAGATAGAAGTCtgcaggcagtgcttaatttgttccAGGGCTTGCGAGGGTTGAGCCCGGCACCTCgcagcttggcagttcatagccccggcacctctggacttgctgcatcagttatgaatgtaaaaaaatcgCTTGAGCTGCAtcacttctttcattacaaattaagcactgtctgTACGTTACTAGTGTGCCCATCTTCATACTCATGAACAAGAGAAGTGGGGAATTTGGGCAAAACGTATGGGATTTCTGCAGCGTTCTCATTTAGTTTTCAGCTCTACCTTGTCATATTCGTCTATCGGTGTCAGACAAGGAAATCCAATGAAAAAAAATGACCACGGTTACTAAAATGAACGGCTGAAGTGCAGTTTCAGAGACGTCACACCAGTTACACCACAGGAGCCCGTTATTTTTACTTTATAGCCCCCCATTGTGTGCTGCGGCTTCACTAAAGACAAAATACAGTGTCCTCGCCCCCAAAGCACTTACACGGTAAGGTCTCTAGCCTGCAATGAGAACCACACAGGCAGACCCCTGCACCTGTGctgagccccattgacttcacacaGGTACAGTTGTCCATCTGCCTGAAGCAACCTGCAGGATAATAGGCTCAATTGGAACAGAACCGGGTGAGATATGGTAAGGAGGACTTTTGCTGACGATTACACCATGCACATCGTGTTCACCCTCAGGACAGCTGCAAGTGTCCACATTTCAATATTTAAGAGCCTTTTTGTTCAACATTTAAGCCAAGTTCTGTCTCATGGTCAGAGCTCTCAACCTCACAGGATGGCAGGAGCACCAAGGGTTATGGCAGCAGTACCAATGAAGCAGTGCGCAGAACAGACACACGGATGGAACCTGAGTTACTCTAAGGTAGCGAGGGGGGGGGCCTGATAGACTCCCAGAGGATTATGATAAAGCCAGGACGAAACTTGTGTTTCAGTAGCATCTGCCAGATTGCTGGAGCAGCCACAAAAAGTGAGTTAAACCCTGTGATGCTGGCAaagcaggtgccagctcatgccggGCCCCCATGTCTCaactgagcactgacaaatgctGGAATGAAGGTATGTCCACATTGGCCTACAACACAGGTGTCATGTCCTGTCCCACAGAGAGGGCCCATCAAACACTAGAAGAACTATTGTGGGATATCAAAGAAGATAAAAGattttgttgattgcttcccccccccaagaagaggagacatgcaagtgaattcctcccatcaggtGAGCTTGCAGCTCAAACATCCCTACAATGGAGAAACTGTATCTCTACGCTGCTTAGACTCCAGAGGGCAagatttctaggcataagcaTGGGGTCCCCCAGCTGCTTAGTGTGGGTTAGCCCTAagggacatatagagcttgcttattatacaAATCTCTATTACCTTTcgggtgtgtgtatgtttacctgctttaacctcatAAATaactcttttgtttccttttcctaattaataaatctttaggtAGTTtgacaggattggctacaagctttgtctttagtgtgagatctaaggtgcaactgaCCTGGCATATGGGACTGGTCCTTTGGGTCTGGGAGTAACCTGACAACTGTTGTGACTTTTGGCATAGGGCACCATCTATCACAAGAGCTAGCTTGCAAGACAGATCAGAATACCCAAGGGACCCATCTGTGATTCCACGGTTAGGCTGTTATATTGCCTAGAAGTTTATACTTGAtaggtgaaatctaagtataaaactcACAGCAATTTGGGGTTTGTGACCTGCTTCTCAACAGTCTGCCCTGGGGTTGGTACCCACACTCTTGAGCCACTCCGGGACAGCTTGAcaaccttcccctctctcccctgcaccaCACACTTCAGACTTCTCCAAAGTGTACATTCTGGCTCTCAGTCCCACCTCTTTGATTAGTGTAGAAGCAGGGTCTTTAGACACAAAGATCTGGTGGTGTGCACTTCTCCACATAAAGTCCCCAATTCTGGTTTTCCCCATCTTAGCGCTCAATGCAGAATGAAGGCTGGGGTGGCCAGAAGTGGTCCCATAGTAGCTGAAGAGCACTCTGCCCCTGGCTTTAGTCACAGCTACCTCAAGGGGTCTCTAACAAATCTTTTGCTTCCCATGCCCCCCTAGGAGAGCAGACAGAGCACAGTGCACTCAAACCacatcccttccctctcccaaggATAACCGTTACCGACCCTGGACACACCCCCTAGAACAGGGGCTAAGAGGAGGGTCTAATGGAGGTTTTATATGTGCTTAGAAGGTCCCCTGTGCTGGGAGTGGATCCCACCAGAGAACTGAACCCAAACAGTCTTTCCAAGATGGAGTTACTAGTGGCTCCCCTGGACAATTAAtaccagtttttattttttagcttATAACAAAGGATCTCCATGTTTTCCTACAGAGTGAACCATTTCTTAACAGAAAGACTCATTAGTGCTTCCCCTCCA encodes:
- the KIFC3 gene encoding kinesin-like protein KIFC3 isoform X2, with protein sequence MFAALRCRSALGPYAMITSRKTWDLGPTPSLKDLWKKDLPLDRSGQDSLLSDSEEASSVQTPVLPALVQHKTLRVNWCGAASPQGLYLTVQALQDKLCKDKSQVKNEETHHQPQTQCRTQKLGIEKRSGSAHNWDAGAQGQEACSMNVEKTGGRFFSGKCSSLSGARQFPMIQKMVESMAQLQEEKLQLQEELLALQEKLSARENEELAVSVQLQDQVENLKGKLLDQAQEVNRLRSELGGPDLEKHRNLLVAENEHLKQDMKSCEAELQKLKQQHVKCIDCEHVQENARLQERLAQLQLEVEEAKGRLSELDLEVQQKTNRLAEVELRLKDSLAEKAEEEERLSRRLRDSQETIASLKAQPQQIKYIIKTVEVESSKTKQALCETQSRNQHLQEQVGMQRQVLKEMEQQLQKSQKTAAQLRAQIMLYESELEQTHGQMLEEMQNMEDDKNRAIEEAFARAQVEMKAVHENLAGVRTNLLTLQPALRTLTNDYNSLKRQVRDFPLLLQEALQNARAEIGQAIEEVNSTNRELLRKYRRELQLRKKCHNELVRLKGNIRVFGRVRPINKEDGEGPEAANSVTFDPDDDALLHLMHKGKQVSFELDKVFSPQATQQDVFQEVQALITSCIDGYNVCIFAYGQTGAGKTYTMEGTPENPGINQRALQLLFSEVQRKASDWGYTITVSVAEIYNEALRDLLGKEPQEKLDIKLCPDGSGQLYVPGLTEFQVRSVEDINKVFEFGHSNRVTEYTSLNEHSSRSHALLIVTVRGLDYSTGLRTTGKLNLVDLAGSERVGRSGAEGSRLREAQYINKSLSALGDVIYALRARQGHVPFRNSKLTYLLQDSLSGDSKTLMMVQVSPVEKNTSETLCSLKFAERVRSVELGPVSRRAELVSWSSQEHLENDSPVAAQPSIRTHSSPSSGTPTRRAGSFRRKLQTSGKLRPVPV
- the KIFC3 gene encoding kinesin-like protein KIFC3 isoform X1, which codes for MCVGVGIKMGTLLLACLARVSHLGLLTSCSWNPILYWNIFACVYSQALRCRSALGPYAMITSRKTWDLGPTPSLKDLWKKDLPLDRSGQDSLLSDSEEASSVQTPVLPALVQHKTLRVNWCGAASPQGLYLTVQALQDKLCKDKSQVKNEETHHQPQTQCRTQKLGIEKRSGSAHNWDAGAQGQEACSMNVEKTGGRFFSGKCSSLSGARQFPMIQKMVESMAQLQEEKLQLQEELLALQEKLSARENEELAVSVQLQDQVENLKGKLLDQAQEVNRLRSELGGPDLEKHRNLLVAENEHLKQDMKSCEAELQKLKQQHVKCIDCEHVQENARLQERLAQLQLEVEEAKGRLSELDLEVQQKTNRLAEVELRLKDSLAEKAEEEERLSRRLRDSQETIASLKAQPQQIKYIIKTVEVESSKTKQALCETQSRNQHLQEQVGMQRQVLKEMEQQLQKSQKTAAQLRAQIMLYESELEQTHGQMLEEMQNMEDDKNRAIEEAFARAQVEMKAVHENLAGVRTNLLTLQPALRTLTNDYNSLKRQVRDFPLLLQEALQNARAEIGQAIEEVNSTNRELLRKYRRELQLRKKCHNELVRLKGNIRVFGRVRPINKEDGEGPEAANSVTFDPDDDALLHLMHKGKQVSFELDKVFSPQATQQDVFQEVQALITSCIDGYNVCIFAYGQTGAGKTYTMEGTPENPGINQRALQLLFSEVQRKASDWGYTITVSVAEIYNEALRDLLGKEPQEKLDIKLCPDGSGQLYVPGLTEFQVRSVEDINKVFEFGHSNRVTEYTSLNEHSSRSHALLIVTVRGLDYSTGLRTTGKLNLVDLAGSERVGRSGAEGSRLREAQYINKSLSALGDVIYALRARQGHVPFRNSKLTYLLQDSLSGDSKTLMMVQVSPVEKNTSETLCSLKFAERVRSVELGPVSRRAELVSWSSQEHLENDSPVAAQPSIRTHSSPSSGTPTRRAGSFRRKLQTSGKLRPVPV
- the KIFC3 gene encoding kinesin-like protein KIFC3 isoform X3, coding for MIQKMVESMAQLQEEKLQLQEELLALQEKLSARENEELAVSVQLQDQVENLKGKLLDQAQEVNRLRSELGGPDLEKHRNLLVAENEHLKQDMKSCEAELQKLKQQHVKCIDCEHVQENARLQERLAQLQLEVEEAKGRLSELDLEVQQKTNRLAEVELRLKDSLAEKAEEEERLSRRLRDSQETIASLKAQPQQIKYIIKTVEVESSKTKQALCETQSRNQHLQEQVGMQRQVLKEMEQQLQKSQKTAAQLRAQIMLYESELEQTHGQMLEEMQNMEDDKNRAIEEAFARAQVEMKAVHENLAGVRTNLLTLQPALRTLTNDYNSLKRQVRDFPLLLQEALQNARAEIGQAIEEVNSTNRELLRKYRRELQLRKKCHNELVRLKGNIRVFGRVRPINKEDGEGPEAANSVTFDPDDDALLHLMHKGKQVSFELDKVFSPQATQQDVFQEVQALITSCIDGYNVCIFAYGQTGAGKTYTMEGTPENPGINQRALQLLFSEVQRKASDWGYTITVSVAEIYNEALRDLLGKEPQEKLDIKLCPDGSGQLYVPGLTEFQVRSVEDINKVFEFGHSNRVTEYTSLNEHSSRSHALLIVTVRGLDYSTGLRTTGKLNLVDLAGSERVGRSGAEGSRLREAQYINKSLSALGDVIYALRARQGHVPFRNSKLTYLLQDSLSGDSKTLMMVQVSPVEKNTSETLCSLKFAERVRSVELGPVSRRAELVSWSSQEHLENDSPVAAQPSIRTHSSPSSGTPTRRAGSFRRKLQTSGKLRPVPV